Genomic DNA from Hordeum vulgare subsp. vulgare chromosome 2H, MorexV3_pseudomolecules_assembly, whole genome shotgun sequence:
catgcaagacatacatcaagtgttctcaaatactcaatccgataagataccttcaaaggggaaactcaattcattataaGAAGGgatagggggaagaacatcataagatccaactatagtagcaaagcccacggtacatcgagatcaatacatctcaagaacactagagagagagatcaaacacatagctactggtacataccctcagccccgagggagaactactccctcctcgtcatggagattgccgggatgatgaagatggccactggagatggattccccctccgacagggtgccagaacgggctccagattggtttttggtggctacaaaggcttgcggaggcggaactcccgatctaggtttctttctggaggttttcgtatttataagaatttatggcggtggaattgcgtcagttgggcccacgaggaggtcacaagcccgcacggtgcgaccagggggtaggccgcgccccatggcTTGTGACTCCCccatggctcttctggccttcttccaaagcttcgggggtctcttttggtccaaaaaaactcgtcgtaaagtttcattccatttggactccgtgtgtaaaagggtaaaaacacggaaagaatagaaactggcacttgccactgaattaataggtttgtcccaaaaaagatataaaatagcatattcatgcatataaaacatccaaagttgacaagataatagcatggaaccataaaaaattatagatacgttggagacatatcaagggaTAACAACGCCATCACCTCCCTGGAACACAACTAGTTCATCGCCCCTTGGCTTAGTCAATTGCTTTCCTCGATCAATTTCAAAAATAGCCCCTAGGGCAAGCCTGTCCGTCATCTTCCTGCTTGGATCTTCCATGTTCATATCCTTTGGACCCGCATCTTCATCTTCCCTATAGGTCTCATAATCATAGCGATCTTCTTTACCACCTTGATCACCACTGGCTCGGCCTCCCCTTCTACCTCCACGACGCCCATGAGAACCTCCTGGACCCTGATCCTGACGCATGGAACAAGAAGCTCAGAGATCCTTGAAGACCAATGCAGTTTTTGGGTGAATCCCATTCCCATGCTCTTTAAACACATGACCGAGGTGCCCACATATTGCACACCAATCTCGAAGATGCTCGTATTTCACCTAGTAGATTTGTCTCTTCAAGTCTCCGATTAAAGAAACAACGGTTTTCAGCGGTTTATGGACATTGATTCTGACCCAGACACGGTAAAAGTTTCCCGTGAAATCAAAGGATGCAGGTTCTAAGAACAGGACTTCTCCCACCTTTGAGGCTAAGGCGGATACGAGGTGTGCGTATAGGCTTGGCACATCATGAATCTGGATCCATATGTCCAAGCTATCGAGCTTAACCTTAGATGGTTGAGTTACACCATGATATGGGGTGATTATGACTGCATTACCACGAAAGTTCCAAGGTCCTTCCTGCATGACTCGCTCCCAATCGCCCAAGCAATGGAATTGGAGTGTGTACAGGTTCTCCTCCAACGGCTTGAAGTTGACCCGCTGCAAAAGGATCCATGTCGCACACATGTTCCTAAAAAACCATCCCTATCTGTAGAGTTTATAAATGTGGACTCATGCCACCGCAAGCCATAGAGCAGCATTCTACGACACCTCAGCCTCCTCCAGTACCACGTCGTCCATGTTATCTTCCTAGATACCAAGCTCTGCCATCAATTCCTTAATCTCCGATGCGGCCGAAGAGCCGCTGGCCGCAGTCGTGCCTCCTCTTTTTCCCGCTTCCATAGCTGAGCAAACCCTAACCCGGTCTATCGCAATTGGGTATATGAAGGTGGGGAACCTAACCCATCCTGAAACCAAACAGAGAAGCTCATAACCGAGACGGAAACGAAGCCCTCATTCAGTCGGGGAAGGAATCAAGCTCTCCGACTCAACGGTGGCGAGATCGCCGCCGAGAGGAACGAAACCCTAACTAGAGGGAAAAGTCTTCCTTTTGATGGATCCCAACTTCAAAGCGGGCTTTATCACGTGACTCAATAAGTTGCTCTGGCCTACTGCGACCCAGATGGAGGCTCGTCCCTAGCTCGTTAGTTGGCCCATTTAGAAGAATCATATCAAGAGCATCGTCTTCAGCAACGCGCGTCAAAGAGCCCAGGGACGTACCCCATGTGCGTGTACGGTAAATCCGCCACCCAAAGCCCCTCTCTAGGGTTTCCCTACGTCGTCCCACACCGACGCGGTACCTTAGGGGCTCCTCCATTCCCCACCTCTCTGTATCGCCGCCATCGCCGTTTCCGTTCAACCCCACCGCGTCCCAGTTGTCTCCGCTGTTTTCTTGATTGGTTTCATCATATGGTGCTAGGATCACATCATCGCCTATGAAGTTCCATGGGACATCACGCATGACCCTCTCCCAATCCCGAGACAAGTGAGTTGAATAGTGTAGAGATTGTCCTCTAGAGGCGTGAACTTTGCTCCTTGTGCTATGTCCCATGTAGATCGCATATTCCGGTAGAACCATGTTTGTATCTTTGGCAAAGCGATCCATCTAGGCACTTTCGGCGATGCCTCCTATTCATTGAACACGACGTCGTTCAGGTCCTCCTTGCGCAGGCCGAGATCCTCCATCATCCTCCCAAGATCATTGATCATGGCCGATCCCAAAGCTTTGGTCGAAGACATCTAGATCACTAacacggtgagtgaacaaatcaGGCCCATTATGGAAACCCTACTTCCAATGAACCACAAGAGAATCAAACAAGAGCGGGCAATGATCCCACGATCATCCCTTATTCGCTCTGAGTCATAATCCGGGAAGGGAACCAACAGCAAGGAAACAAACAactcgacgacgacgaagatcgCCCCGGGAGAAGAGAGACCTATCTCGAGGGAAAAAACGTTGTTAGAAATACAACGAATTGTAGGTGACTATTGCTAACTAGGTGTTTTTTCACGTGCGCAAAATTTTGAGGGATTTTTCATAAGCATATTTTTTGAGGGGTAAAGCCAACTTTATTCATAGAAATTAACTACAAGTGGGATACAATTCAGGTCATGGGGTTGGATAAACCAAACATTATCGCCAGACCTAGATGGAGTGTATACTTGGCTATGCTATGTGCTTCATGGTTGACAACATGATCTACGAAAAAAATACAATTAAAAAGAGCCCAAGATGATTTAATATCACTAACTATAGCATCGTTCTTGCCGTGACCCCCTTACTTAGAAATGCAATGCCCTCCCGGACCCGGTAAGCTATTGTTTCTAGCACGACTGGGTCATCCACACATGTAATAACCAATGATAAGCTTCCAAGATAATTTCCTGCACTGTATTGACACACTCCAGCTGCCTACCCCTCTCCTGTTGATCTATCCGCCgcgtcaacatggattttttgctTGCACGGGTGGTGGTGCTCTTGGGTAGCGACAAAGAGGTTGTGGCCCTGGTACTCCGGCTGTCCTTGCTATTTGTTTCTCATTGTTCACATTCAAATCCACTATGAACTTCATGATAAAAGAGTATATGGCCTGCGGAGATTGGAagataccttcatgtattgcttttCGCCGTGAGTGCCATATCGATCAAAGGGTATCATATAACAAGGTGAAGAGCTTGTGGGGTAGTGATTCCATCAATGTAAACAACCAGTGCTTAGCATTCGGTTCTGAAGTTGTCGCAAGAGTATGTGCTAGTTCATCATCCACGAGAGTCCAAATACATCTCAATGGCGTGCACTTCAACAACGAATGCCTTTATGAATCCAGTACCCCACACAATTCACAAAAGGCCGTCATTCGCCATGTGCCGATGAACTCTAACATCTTTCGTAGGAAGGGACTGTTTTGAAAATCTCCAAAGAAATATTGTGACTTTTCGAGGTATTCGAGCCTATCACAATGTTTTCCACGCTCCTTCTTCAATTGAAGATCGTGGATTCCCTCTAGCCATGCTTCCCTCATGTGCCTGATTGCCACAAGCATTCCATACGCACATTTAACAGTGAAATTGCCATGGTTCTCAAAGTTCCAACACCAGAAATCAGCGATATTTTGATTATTTTTTTAGGGGTATCAGCAGTATTTTCAGGAAAACACTATTTGCCGCACGTTGCCGCAAATTGCCGTGGTTTCGCACAAATAAACGCGAGCGAGGGATGATCTGGGACGACGTAGAGAAACCCTGGGGATGCCGGTTTTGGAAACCTTCTAGACTTTTCCACCCAGTTTTTtctgatttttctttttttcgttttacttttactttttttttttgcttcaaaAATGTTCTCATCAAGATTTTCGTACGCAGATTTGCATACGGAGAAGGATCCCAACTTCAAAGCGGGCTCTGTCGCGCGACTCAGCAAGTCGCTCTGGCCTGCTACTGCGGCCCAGATGGAGGCTCGTTAGTTGGCCCAGTTACGAGAATCATATCGAGAGCGTCGTCTTCAGCAGCACCCCGCCGTTCTTGCGCGCCGCCGGAGCTTCTATACGCGCCGCCGGAGAGCCCGGGGACGTACCCCAGGTGAGGGTACGGTAAATCCGCCACCCAAAGCCCCTCCCCAGGGTTTCTCTACAACGTCCCACACCGGCGCGGCACCTTAGGCGCTCCGCCGTGCCCTACCTCTCCGCATCGCCGCCATCGCCGTTTCCGTTCAACCCCACCGCGTCCCTCTTGTCTCCGCTGTTTTCTTGATTGGTTTCTAATAAGGTATGAGCAATTTATTACATCCATGATTTGTTAAACCCCGCTGAACCTCGAGAACTTTTGAGCGTGCACCGGCACACCGTCCAGATCCGCCTCTGAATTCTCAACCATCGTCTACGTGTTAATCTGCAGCTGCAGCAGAGACAGTGCATGGCGGCGGCACCACATCACCTGCTCTATGAATTCGCCAAGGCTGCACTTATCAAGATATTTGCATTTCCTTATGCCACGGTCTGTTACACGCTCCTCTGTTTCCTGATATCCAATTCATTCCGGTTAAACGGTTAGTGAAGAACTAAGCAGCAGAAATTTCTTTTACCCGTTGTGAAATGCTGAAGGTCTGCGACATGTACTGCAACGGCGGCGCTGATACAGAAAAGTGGGCTGATGCGCAAGCTGGTCACTACATAGGAATTGGTAGGCCGAGCTCACTATGACCTGAGCCTCTCCTTGGTTACTTTGTTGGGACTACCTGAAATCTTTTGCCTATAGTGAGTTTACTGCTTTCTGTGATAGACGCTTCTGCGTCGGCTGTCAGCAGTGATGCCCGTGAACTATGGGAGACCAAATGGAAACCTTTCACCACTGAATTCATCGAGTTGAATCCTTCTGCTGTAATCTCCTTTCGCCACCCCTTCTTAGTTACACGAAATTGAAGTGTTCAGAGCTGATGGCATGTATGGTGGTCTGTATAACAGGATGACTTTGAAGCTCAATTGCAAGAAAAGGGCATCCAAGCGGATATAGTTTGCTGCATGCAGAATTTACAGGCAAGATGGCTTTTCTCTACCTCTAGAATTCGGTATAttattaagctttgctaatctTCAAAGTTTATCCATGTTGAAAGATAgttatgctttgaaagtgaggagCACGCAAAGAAGCTTCTCAATAACGTATCATCCTTGCTCAAACCTGGAGGATATTTCATTGGCATAATTCCTGATTCATCTACATTATGGTATGCCTCCTCGTGGATTTGCTGTCACGACTTGATGAATTTTTTTCGGGTGTTGCTAGGTCTCAGTCGACTGAGATTTAATCAAGTCTCAGTCAAGTGACATAACATGGtacagagaaaaagaaaaaccgATAAGAAAATTTTGCACAGATCACGATGTAAGATCTCATGGATATAGCATCGACTGAGAATTAACGAAGTCTCAGTCGACTGAGACTTAGCAAGACTGATTTTCTTTCTGGACAAAGTTTGTAAGCCCTGGGCTTGCAATTTATTTTAGTTACTGTCTAATCTTTAATATGCGCTCTTGAATTAATATTTAGCTTGAACACCTCTATTCTGACTCTTTATGACCTGCATGGTGTTTTAATTTTGTAGGACGAAATATCAAAAGAATGTtgaggcttcacataataagggtCTGAAGGTTGTTCCAAATAGCATCCGCTCTGAGAACTATACAATTACCTTCGAAGTCGAGGAAGAAAAGTATGAGCTCAACTTGTGTATTATTTACGTCCGAAAAGGTttgctatcttgaggttgaggtatTACATTTTGAATGGTGCAGGTTTCCTTTCTTCGGAAAGAAGTACCAACTTAAATTTGCAAATGAAGCAATGTTTGAAAATCATTGCCTGGTCCACTTTCCCAGCCTTATGAGGTTACAATTTCTCATTCATTTTCAACATTTTGTTTTATAGTCTTTGGTTCACGTAAACTCCAACAACTTGGGTCACAGGGTTTTCACAATATTAACATATGTTGGAGCAGATTAGCAAGGGAGGCTGGACTTGAATATGTGGAGATTCAGAATTTAACTGAGTTTTATGATGACAACAGGTGCTCGTATCTTATAAATATTTCTGTGCAGTAAATTTGTTGTTTATTTGCATAAGTTacttcatttttctcctcttttcgAAAGAACTATGATGTGATTACTAACACCAGTAAATGGTAGATGTATCTGATGATTTATTTTGGTTTTGACTGACCTCCAGAACACAGTTTGCTCCAATGCTTGGTAGTTGTGGTGCTAGCTTGGTTGATCCTCGTGGGAAGCTCGTTGCTCGTTCCTATGATATATTAGGTGGTATATCTTTTTTTCTCGTGCACTGGGttcattgtaacatcccaattcgcTCAGTGCTTAATCTGATTTGTGCAGGGTTGTATTCAACTTTTGTATTCCAGAAGCCTGACCCAGATGCAATACCACCTGTTGTTACACCTGACCCAGATGAAGAGGTATGCTCTTCCTTGGCAAGCAGCACTAGATTTTTTGTTTACTGCCTCAGTGTAGAATATTAGTTAACCCCTAATTGAAACAGCAGGAGCGGCTCTGGAGGCAGCAGGCAGCAATGGATGATTTGAGGCGCCCACAGGCAGAGGTGACTCCAATTGACCCTGATCAGAAAGGGATCCTGGGCCCAGGACCTGCAGATATGAGGCTTAATTAGTTTGCCAGAAAATTCAGATGTAGATATAGACTTGGGGGAATTGTGCTCCCTCAGCTGATGGTGCATGGTCATGCTGTGACATCCCCTGTGTCACCTAAGTTGATCTGAAGCTCTTGTCAAAAAGGGAAGGAAAAAGGTTGATCTGAAGCACACGCACGTGGTTGATGCGAGTTTTGGGCATTCGTTGAATTCCACCAGGCCAATTTCCATGCGTGCTGTCATCACCAGTAGTGCAATTTCAAGCCATGTTGCATTAGGTCTTAGTAGAAGGTATTTTTTGTATGTAGATGTACACTTAATTTTCGTGCTTTGTCTAACACgacttgttaaaattttgtggtaGTGTGACTGTGAAAGACTTTTTTTATTTGAAACAGAGGCAAAAGCTTTGCTTTTTTCACTAATTAAGAAGAAGATAGTTGCCAAGTTAATTGCTGGAAAACCAAGCGAAAACTGATACATAGAGGGCAAAGCCCATACTAGAAGGAGAAACAAAAGAACCGAGTGAAGACAGATACATAGGGACTTCAGGCTCATCTATGAAGCGCGTGATAAGAACAACCTCAACTTAAGCGCGATAAGAACAACCTCAATCTAAACCGTAGACTTATGGAGCTGTCGATGCGGCTGGACTAAAGGAGATAAAATGCAAAAATCGCCGCTACACTTGGAGCAATGAACGCCAGATCCTACGCCCTTGTCAGCATACATAAATTCTTCTGCAACCAGGCGGAATCCCTCTTCCCTTCTTTCTCGCTGATGACGGCCTCTACGGCTGCGTCCGATCACTGCCTGTTGGTCCTTGCAGACACCAACGCCTTGCCTCGCCGGGCGCTCTTGAAGTTTGAGAGTTTCTGGCCTCGCTTCCATGACACGGTGGCAAATACTCGGAACAGACCGGTGCAGTCAACGTGCGCCTTTCAGCGCCTCCACACAAAGATGACGCGTATGGTGCAAGACCCTAAAACTTGAAGCAAATCCATCTTCAGTGATGCAAAGCTCCAATTTCATATAGCAGCTGAAATTGTGCTTCGACTAGATGTAGCACAAGAAACCTGTCGCCTTACAAATGTTGAATTCAACCTCAGGAAGCTGCTAAAGCTTCACATTTTGGGCCTTGCGGCGGTTGAGCGTGCCCGCAGACGCCAAGCTTCTCGCCTCACCTGGCTCCGAGTGGGAGATGCGGGAACAAAattcttccatgcaaagatgcgaTCGCGCACGCGGAAGAACTACATTCACAACCTTCAGGTGGGTGACGCCATCGCCACGGTGCACGAAGAAAAAGAGGGAGCCATCTACCAACACTTCAACGATAGTCTAGGCTCCAAAGCTGTTCGACCGCTCGGCATCAACTGACAACGACTAAATATGCCCACGGTTCAAGGAGGAGGCCTTGACAACCCTTTCTCTTAAGATGAAATCTGGGAGGCGATCAAGGCTTCCCTGTTAGAGCAGGCCCCTCGCCCGGACGGCTTTAGTGACACTTTCTTTAGAGTTTGCTAGCCGTTGATCAAGACCGATGGCCTGCAAGTTTTCAACAAATTCTACCACATGGCAAGAGGCGACTTCAACAATCTGAACACTGCCATGGTGTCTCTCATCCCCATAAAAATGACGCAGGAAAGGTACAAGACTTCAGGCCAATTAGCCTGATACACTCAGTTGCGAAACTAATAGCCAAGGTGCTCTCCATGTGGCTAGCTCCGGTGATCCACAACATCATCTCGCATGCACAATCGGCCTTCTTACGCTCGAGGTGCGCGCATGATAGTTTCCTATATGTGCAGAATGCCGTCAGATCTCTACATCGAAAAAAGACACCGGCCGTGCTGTTTAAGTTAGACATCGCCCGAGCTTTCAACAACGTCTCTTGGGAATATCTGCTGGAGCTGCTCCAAGTTCTTGGTTTCCCGACACGCTGGCGGGATTGGATCGATGCTTCTCGGCACGGCATCATCATCCTTCCTGCTTAATGGGACTGTAGGACAGCAGATTTGCCACCGCAAGGGCCTACGACAGGGAGACATGCTTTTGCCCCTCCTCTTCATCATTGCGGTCGATCCTCTCCACAGGCTGCTACAACAAGCGACAGAGCTAGCCCTCTCGCCCCTACCACGTAGAGA
This window encodes:
- the LOC123427294 gene encoding mRNA cap guanine-N7 methyltransferase 2 isoform X1; this encodes MAAAPHHLLYEFAKAALIKIFAFPYATVCDMYCNGGADTEKWADAQAGHYIGIDASASAVSSDARELWETKWKPFTTEFIELNPSADDFEAQLQEKGIQADIVCCMQNLQLCFESEEHAKKLLNNVSSLLKPGGYFIGIIPDSSTLWTKYQKNVEASHNKGLKVVPNSIRSENYTITFEVEEEKFPFFGKKYQLKFANEAMFENHCLVHFPSLMRLAREAGLEYVEIQNLTEFYDDNRTQFAPMLGSCGASLVDPRGKLVARSYDILGLYSTFVFQKPDPDAIPPVVTPDPDEEQERLWRQQAAMDDLRRPQAEVTPIDPDQKGILGPGPADMRLN
- the LOC123427294 gene encoding mRNA cap guanine-N7 methyltransferase 2 isoform X2 is translated as MAAAPHHLLYEFAKAALIKIFAFPYATVCDMYCNGGADTEKWADAQAGHYIGIDASASAVSSDARELWETKWKPFTTEFIELNPSADDFEAQLQEKGIQADIVCCMQNLQLCFESEEHAKKLLNNVSSLLKPGGYFIGIIPDSSTLWTKYQKNVEASHNKGLKVVPNSIRSENYTITFEVEEEKFPFFGKKYQLKFANEAMFENHCLVHFPSLMRLAREAGLEYVEIQNLTEFYDDNRTQFAPMLGSCGASLVDPRGKLVARSYDILGLYSTFVFQKPDPDAIPPVVTPDPDEEERLWRQQAAMDDLRRPQAEVTPIDPDQKGILGPGPADMRLN